A genome region from Methanococcoides burtonii DSM 6242 includes the following:
- a CDS encoding ABC transporter permease, whose amino-acid sequence MDIIYTIWLRNVKRYLRSKSRLLGSLGMPVFFLLVLGFGLNSVVVLPGMEQGYIGFIIPGIISMSVLFTSVFSGMEIIWDKQFGFLKETLVAPVSRTEIMLGQTFGGATTAVIQGLIIFILSVFMGLKISSIPGFVIAIVFMVLIGLSFAAFGIAIASRMEDMHGFQLIMNFVIFPIFGLSGALFPIDSLPANMRFLTLLDPLTYGVEGIRYGLLESSQIDPVISFVVLSGFTILMVVIGSYLFRKINI is encoded by the coding sequence ATGGACATAATTTATACTATCTGGTTAAGGAACGTGAAGCGATATCTTCGTTCAAAAAGCAGACTTTTAGGTAGCCTGGGTATGCCAGTGTTTTTTCTGTTAGTCCTTGGATTTGGTCTTAATTCCGTAGTTGTTCTTCCTGGTATGGAGCAGGGATACATAGGCTTCATAATCCCGGGGATCATTTCCATGAGCGTTCTTTTCACTTCGGTATTCTCAGGTATGGAAATAATATGGGACAAGCAGTTTGGTTTTTTGAAAGAAACATTGGTTGCACCAGTCTCAAGAACTGAGATCATGCTTGGTCAGACTTTTGGAGGGGCTACCACAGCCGTCATACAGGGACTTATAATCTTTATTCTGTCAGTGTTCATGGGGCTTAAGATAAGCAGTATTCCTGGATTTGTTATAGCCATTGTTTTTATGGTGCTCATCGGGCTTTCGTTCGCAGCTTTTGGAATTGCCATAGCTTCAAGGATGGAGGATATGCATGGCTTCCAGCTTATAATGAACTTTGTCATATTCCCTATATTTGGATTATCTGGCGCTCTATTCCCGATTGACAGCTTGCCGGCAAATATGAGGTTCCTTACACTGCTGGACCCTCTTACGTATGGGGTTGAAGGTATCAGGTATGGTCTTCTTGAAAGTTCCCAGATAGACCCTGTCATAAGTTTTGTAGTTCTTTCAGGATTTACGATATTGATGGTAGTAATAGGTTCCTATCTGTTCAGGAAGATAAATATTTGA
- the radC gene encoding RadC family protein has protein sequence MCGYQVRIHDMPSEDRPRERLLKHGPGFLSNAELLSVILRTGSKDENVVSMSSRILSEYNLKQLSQANISQLTKIRGIGPAKASQIAALFELARKLEIFTDDPKRKIRSANDVYSLLYPRHRELKKEHLTALYLDTKNNIIKEEVISIGSLNANIVHPREVFKSALMESSASVILTHNHPSGDPAPSREDIAVTEKLVEGGKILGISVLDHVIIGDGRYVSLKEEGYIS, from the coding sequence ATGTGCGGTTATCAGGTACGAATACATGACATGCCATCGGAAGATCGGCCAAGAGAACGCTTGTTGAAACATGGTCCCGGTTTTCTTTCCAATGCAGAACTGCTTTCGGTGATCCTTAGAACAGGGTCAAAGGATGAGAATGTGGTCAGCATGTCCAGTCGTATTCTCTCGGAATACAATCTGAAACAGTTGAGCCAGGCGAACATAAGCCAGCTCACAAAGATACGTGGTATCGGTCCTGCTAAAGCTTCCCAGATAGCAGCTCTTTTCGAACTTGCAAGAAAACTGGAGATCTTCACAGATGATCCGAAAAGGAAGATACGCTCGGCAAACGATGTATATTCTCTGCTCTATCCCAGACATCGTGAATTGAAAAAAGAACATCTTACAGCCCTTTATCTTGATACTAAGAATAATATCATCAAGGAAGAGGTGATCTCCATTGGCAGCCTGAACGCAAACATCGTGCATCCGCGTGAAGTGTTCAAATCAGCTCTCATGGAATCATCAGCGTCAGTCATACTAACGCATAATCACCCCTCAGGCGACCCTGCACCAAGCAGGGAGGACATAGCCGTAACGGAAAAGCTCGTTGAAGGCGGCAAGATCCTTGGCATCAGTGTGTTGGACCATGTGATTATCGGGGACGGCAGGTATGTCAGTTTGAAAGAGGAAGGCTACATAAGCTGA
- a CDS encoding transcription factor, whose product MTDSNDPVVRGYLLQLIGEEGIEMIENMPEGEVTDEQIAEASGVMLNIVRRTLFIMNENNLAVCRRERDSSSGWLTYLWQLDLSDIESHLVKEKKRITKNLEIRYNFEVDSVFYTCPEGCVRFEFKEASKCEFMCPACGEDMMFEDNSVMVKKLRDRLDALEASS is encoded by the coding sequence GTGACAGATTCAAATGATCCAGTCGTCCGGGGCTATCTACTGCAATTGATAGGTGAAGAGGGGATAGAGATGATAGAGAATATGCCGGAAGGGGAGGTCACCGATGAACAGATCGCTGAAGCCTCTGGTGTAATGCTCAATATCGTCAGAAGGACCCTTTTCATTATGAACGAGAACAATCTTGCCGTTTGCAGGAGGGAAAGGGATTCCAGCAGTGGATGGCTTACTTACCTCTGGCAGTTGGATCTTAGTGATATTGAATCACATCTGGTGAAGGAAAAGAAAAGGATAACCAAGAACCTTGAAATTAGATATAATTTTGAGGTCGATAGTGTATTCTACACTTGTCCGGAAGGCTGCGTAAGGTTCGAGTTCAAAGAAGCTAGTAAGTGTGAGTTCATGTGTCCGGCTTGCGGTGAGGATATGATGTTCGAAGACAATTCCGTCATGGTTAAAAAACTGCGTGACAGGCTTGATGCACTTGAAGCGAGCAGCTAA
- a CDS encoding winged helix-turn-helix domain-containing protein, giving the protein MDLDENNRKKQKLIEQMKEAGKKRNPSEDHAVALKILQNPTRRKIIEFMKDGPKSLDQIKDKYDLNNMQARLNLDMLEDSFYIAKTDSSDKINYELTIRGDAFLENVRTGGK; this is encoded by the coding sequence ATGGATTTAGATGAAAATAACCGAAAAAAACAGAAACTCATCGAACAGATGAAAGAAGCAGGGAAAAAACGAAACCCTTCAGAAGACCATGCCGTTGCTTTGAAAATCCTTCAAAACCCAACACGCAGGAAAATAATCGAATTTATGAAGGATGGTCCGAAAAGTCTTGACCAAATAAAAGACAAATATGATCTAAATAATATGCAAGCAAGACTTAATCTCGATATGCTGGAAGATTCATTCTATATTGCTAAGACCGATTCATCTGATAAGATCAACTATGAACTAACGATCAGAGGGGATGCATTCTTAGAGAATGTTAGAACAGGTGGGAAGTAA
- a CDS encoding HNH endonuclease signature motif containing protein: MRRELVEYKGITFARYPTSKSISRSRYFYPFIKEKNGTKIQALHQEIWKDANGEIPDGYDIHHRDGNPSNN, from the coding sequence ATGCGAAGAGAACTTGTCGAATATAAAGGAATCACGTTTGCAAGATATCCGACGTCTAAAAGCATATCCCGCAGCCGATACTTCTATCCGTTCATCAAAGAAAAGAACGGAACGAAAATCCAAGCTCTTCACCAAGAGATATGGAAAGATGCGAACGGGGAGATACCCGATGGGTACGATATCCACCACAGAGACGGCAACCCTTCCAACAATTAG
- a CDS encoding HAD family hydrolase yields the protein MFNTLIFDADGVLVNSMPFHADAWIQTFSEVGIDVIRQDIYDIEGSNFVGIIELIFKKAGRDADPELIEKLRVRKRELFFKYEKATAFEGMYDFLNEKKDKYNLAVVSGSDRPIIDKMFNKLYPDIFDLLISGADVAHGKPHPEPYLKAVEYFGVDKEKCLVIENAPLGVESAKNASLYCVAVSTHVNPKGLEKADKVFNNHSELLEFLKQLV from the coding sequence ATGTTCAACACCTTGATCTTTGATGCAGATGGCGTTCTTGTGAACTCCATGCCGTTTCATGCTGATGCATGGATACAGACCTTCTCGGAAGTTGGAATTGACGTGATCAGACAGGATATCTATGATATAGAAGGTTCAAACTTCGTAGGAATAATTGAGCTCATTTTCAAAAAGGCAGGAAGAGACGCAGATCCCGAACTGATCGAAAAATTAAGAGTTCGAAAACGTGAGCTTTTTTTTAAATACGAAAAAGCAACTGCCTTTGAAGGCATGTATGATTTCCTAAATGAGAAAAAGGACAAGTACAATTTAGCTGTTGTTTCAGGCTCAGACCGCCCCATAATTGACAAAATGTTCAATAAACTCTATCCGGATATATTCGACCTACTCATCTCAGGCGCTGATGTAGCTCATGGAAAACCCCACCCAGAACCATACCTTAAAGCTGTGGAATATTTTGGTGTAGATAAAGAGAAATGTCTTGTTATAGAGAACGCGCCACTGGGGGTGGAATCTGCAAAAAATGCAAGCCTTTATTGCGTTGCTGTTTCAACCCATGTTAACCCAAAAGGGCTTGAAAAGGCAGACAAGGTATTCAATAATCACAGTGAACTTCTGGAATTCCTAAAACAGTTGGTGTGA
- a CDS encoding TIGR00295 family protein — protein MLSGSDALKLLKDEGCADNVIRHCQVVSETAVSIACELQEKGQKVDIQLVEVGALLHDLGRSRTHGIKHAIEGASIAEKLDLDPRIIQIIKNHIGAGITSEEAKVMGLPEVDHLPISTEEKIVAHADNLVMGDKRVPLARCIRRMHDRNISKEAIQRVQALADEFNYY, from the coding sequence ATGCTATCAGGTTCTGATGCACTGAAACTCCTTAAAGATGAAGGCTGTGCAGACAACGTTATTCGACACTGTCAGGTCGTATCAGAAACTGCTGTAAGCATTGCATGTGAGCTTCAGGAGAAAGGACAGAAGGTCGATATTCAACTTGTTGAGGTAGGTGCTTTATTGCATGATCTCGGAAGGTCGCGCACACATGGTATAAAGCATGCCATTGAAGGTGCTTCAATTGCTGAAAAGCTTGATCTTGACCCCCGTATCATCCAGATCATAAAAAATCATATTGGTGCAGGTATAACTTCTGAGGAAGCAAAGGTCATGGGTCTTCCTGAAGTTGATCATCTTCCAATAAGCACCGAAGAGAAGATCGTAGCTCATGCTGATAATCTTGTAATGGGGGATAAGCGTGTCCCGCTTGCAAGGTGTATACGGCGAATGCATGATAGGAATATTAGCAAGGAAGCTATCCAAAGGGTGCAGGCTCTTGCTGATGAGTTTAACTATTACTGA
- a CDS encoding sensor histidine kinase encodes MTLAEDANLSKSEFIMNMSHEVRTPLNSVIGFSSVLLDKPGNRDESQVRYLHNILFNGKHLLEIFNEILAISKIESGAMVFQPKKFLISNVISEIETSMMPFALEKGIILTHIIDVENAIMNADEFKFKHILYNLVHNAIKFTPDGRHVTIETKKCGKSMCFFVKDTGIGILPTNQIKLFEQFYQVDSSTTRKYGGIGLGLNIVKKFVEIHGGKVWIESEVEKGSTFGFSIPDNL; translated from the coding sequence ATGACACTGGCGGAGGATGCAAATCTATCGAAATCCGAGTTTATAATGAACATGAGCCATGAAGTAAGGACACCTTTAAATTCAGTAATAGGGTTTTCAAGTGTTTTGCTCGACAAGCCCGGCAATCGGGATGAATCTCAGGTAAGATATCTCCATAATATATTGTTCAATGGCAAACATTTGCTTGAGATATTCAATGAGATCCTTGCCATTTCAAAAATAGAATCTGGGGCAATGGTTTTCCAACCAAAAAAATTCTTAATAAGCAATGTTATTTCTGAAATTGAAACTTCAATGATGCCCTTTGCTTTAGAAAAAGGTATAATTTTAACTCATATTATTGATGTTGAGAATGCGATTATGAATGCTGATGAGTTCAAGTTCAAGCATATACTCTATAACCTGGTACATAATGCCATTAAGTTCACACCCGATGGTAGACATGTTACGATTGAAACAAAGAAATGCGGTAAATCAATGTGCTTTTTTGTAAAAGATACAGGTATTGGTATTTTACCAACTAATCAGATCAAATTGTTTGAGCAATTTTACCAGGTAGATTCCTCAACTACCCGGAAATATGGTGGCATTGGTCTGGGGCTTAACATCGTTAAAAAATTTGTGGAAATACACGGTGGCAAAGTCTGGATCGAAAGTGAAGTTGAAAAAGGAAGCACCTTTGGATTCAGCATACCAGATAATCTCTAA
- the psmB gene encoding archaeal proteasome endopeptidase complex subunit beta, with the protein MDNDKHLKGTTTVGIVCTDGVVLATEQRATMGHFIASKTAKKIYQIDDLVGMTTAGSVGDAQQIVRIISVESKLFKMRRQESITIKGITTLLSNMLSGQRYYPLMVQLLIGGVDKNGPAIYSLDALGGNIEETRAVSTGSGSPMAYGVLEDRYTEDMTVVEGVDLAIRALHNAMKRDSASGENIDVVVITKDKYERLDPEAVMKKRELLN; encoded by the coding sequence ATGGATAATGATAAGCATTTAAAAGGTACAACTACTGTAGGTATAGTCTGCACTGATGGTGTAGTTCTTGCTACTGAACAGAGGGCAACCATGGGTCACTTTATCGCAAGTAAGACCGCAAAGAAGATCTATCAAATCGATGATCTGGTTGGAATGACAACTGCGGGTTCTGTAGGCGATGCTCAGCAGATTGTACGTATTATAAGTGTGGAATCCAAGCTTTTTAAGATGCGCAGACAGGAATCAATTACTATCAAAGGCATTACCACTCTTCTTTCGAATATGCTTAGTGGTCAGAGATATTATCCTCTTATGGTCCAGTTGCTTATTGGCGGCGTTGATAAGAACGGTCCTGCTATCTATTCCCTCGATGCTCTCGGAGGCAATATCGAGGAAACAAGGGCGGTTTCAACAGGTTCCGGTTCTCCAATGGCCTACGGTGTTCTTGAAGATCGCTACACCGAGGATATGACCGTAGTGGAAGGTGTTGATCTTGCCATCCGTGCTCTTCACAATGCTATGAAGAGAGATTCAGCATCAGGCGAAAACATTGATGTTGTTGTGATCACAAAGGACAAGTATGAAAGACTGGACCCTGAAGCAGTTATGAAAAAACGTGAACTATTGAACTGA
- a CDS encoding molybdopterin synthase — translation MKVISVIGYKNTGKTTFVTRMVKELLELGRVGTVKLMLDHRLDDPNTDTGKHFDSGADMVTAVTDRELVTISRNPSFEKALDELADAGMDFAIVEGAKDSEVPKVVLGEMDEDVSNVIARLPEKADWNLENIVSMLMEQPDHVTLNSLIEKVRSNPEIVKAGGIGTFIGIVRTDNEDYETRMLEFEKYDKVADASIQKIREEMMQQDGIIDVLIHHKAGRIMPLEDIVYIVIAAGHRQQLFAALSETLDRVKSEVPIWKKEITIDGNFWVHDHA, via the coding sequence ATGAAAGTCATTTCAGTCATAGGCTACAAGAACACAGGGAAAACGACCTTCGTTACCCGAATGGTAAAGGAGCTTTTAGAACTTGGTCGTGTGGGAACGGTCAAACTGATGCTTGACCATCGTCTTGATGATCCGAATACTGATACCGGCAAACATTTCGATTCCGGTGCCGACATGGTAACTGCCGTCACGGACAGGGAACTTGTGACAATAAGTCGTAACCCCTCTTTTGAAAAAGCACTGGATGAACTTGCTGATGCAGGAATGGATTTTGCCATCGTTGAAGGTGCAAAGGACAGTGAGGTTCCAAAGGTCGTTCTCGGGGAAATGGATGAGGACGTTTCTAATGTTATTGCAAGACTTCCTGAAAAGGCCGACTGGAACCTTGAAAATATCGTCTCAATGCTAATGGAACAACCGGACCACGTTACGCTCAATTCCCTTATAGAAAAGGTCAGATCAAATCCAGAAATTGTAAAAGCAGGTGGAATTGGTACTTTTATCGGTATCGTAAGGACTGATAATGAAGATTACGAGACCCGAATGCTCGAATTCGAGAAATATGATAAGGTCGCAGATGCCAGCATCCAAAAGATAAGGGAAGAAATGATGCAACAGGATGGTATCATCGATGTTCTCATTCATCATAAAGCCGGAAGGATAATGCCACTTGAAGATATCGTATATATCGTGATAGCAGCAGGCCACCGCCAGCAACTGTTCGCAGCTCTTAGTGAGACATTGGATCGAGTGAAATCAGAAGTGCCCATATGGAAAAAAGAGATAACCATCGATGGTAATTTTTGGGTACATGATCATGCCTGA
- a CDS encoding aspartate-semialdehyde dehydrogenase: MSYNVGIMGATGAVGKEIIEVLHERNFPVEQLRLFASERSAGKTIDTLFGSITIENADMADYSQLNIAFFAISGDWSKKNAEKATSADCYVIDNSSAFRYDDKVPLVVPEINADAIGNSKLIANPNCTTAIAAIPLYALHKKYGLKKVIISTYQATSGAGAAGMSELTEETKNYLEGKEVKNKVFAHPIAFNTIPHIDSFQENDYTREEMKVVWETRKIFSEPDIPISCTCVRIPTMRVHGESIVIETERSIDPVDAKKLLGQVEGIELKDDIEHNIYPMPLNATKKYDVEVGRIRQNLVFGDHGLEFFVCGDQILKGAALNAVQIAEKL; the protein is encoded by the coding sequence ATGAGCTACAATGTAGGAATTATGGGTGCTACTGGTGCAGTGGGTAAGGAAATTATAGAAGTACTACACGAAAGGAACTTTCCTGTAGAACAACTAAGGCTTTTTGCATCTGAGCGAAGTGCAGGCAAAACAATAGATACTCTTTTTGGATCTATTACTATTGAAAATGCTGATATGGCAGATTATTCACAACTGAATATTGCATTTTTTGCAATAAGTGGTGACTGGAGCAAAAAAAATGCAGAAAAGGCAACAAGTGCCGACTGTTATGTTATCGATAACAGCAGTGCTTTCAGATATGATGATAAGGTTCCGTTGGTAGTACCTGAGATAAACGCTGATGCTATCGGAAATTCTAAGCTTATTGCCAACCCGAACTGCACGACTGCCATTGCAGCGATCCCTTTGTATGCACTTCACAAAAAATATGGATTGAAGAAGGTTATTATCAGTACTTACCAGGCGACTAGCGGGGCTGGAGCAGCTGGCATGAGTGAACTGACCGAAGAGACGAAGAACTATCTTGAAGGTAAAGAAGTTAAGAATAAGGTCTTTGCACACCCCATCGCTTTCAATACGATACCACATATTGACAGCTTCCAGGAAAACGATTACACTCGTGAGGAAATGAAGGTAGTATGGGAAACAAGGAAAATATTTTCAGAGCCTGATATCCCAATAAGTTGTACATGCGTAAGGATACCCACCATGCGAGTTCATGGGGAGAGCATTGTCATAGAAACAGAAAGATCGATCGATCCTGTCGATGCAAAGAAATTATTAGGACAGGTCGAAGGTATTGAGTTAAAGGATGATATTGAGCACAATATCTACCCAATGCCATTGAACGCTACTAAAAAGTATGATGTGGAAGTTGGCAGGATAAGACAGAATCTTGTATTTGGGGACCATGGTCTTGAGTTCTTTGTCTGTGGGGACCAGATCCTTAAGGGTGCTGCTCTGAACGCGGTTCAGATCGCTGAAAAACTCTGA
- a CDS encoding MoaD/ThiS family protein: MSTTIKVKIFPDTPDGQAINVPDGSTYEDLLNVMDINQELVILLNDGKAVPIDDVVIEGTVTILKAISGG, encoded by the coding sequence TTGAGCACAACAATTAAAGTCAAGATATTTCCTGATACCCCGGATGGGCAGGCAATAAATGTTCCTGATGGATCTACTTACGAAGACCTTCTAAATGTGATGGATATCAATCAGGAACTTGTCATTTTGTTGAATGATGGAAAAGCTGTCCCAATCGATGATGTTGTTATCGAAGGCACAGTTACCATACTCAAAGCTATATCGGGCGGTTAA
- a CDS encoding beta-CASP ribonuclease aCPSF1, with translation MAIEDVLADLKKKIEEKVPDNTTITSVEFEGPQLVVYTEDPKNFADNGQIVRTLAKTLRTRIVVRPDPKVLVSPEEAIGKIKDTVPKDAVLSNFHFDPDVGEVVIEAEKPGLVIGKHGETLREITKKIGWTPKVVRTPPIKSRTVKNIREFMRTNHKDRKEILKAVGRNIHRECTSKDHWVRVTSLGGCKEVGRSCFLLSTPESKIMIDCGVNVGSDDNMTPYLYLPEVQPLNQIDAVVITHAHLDHQGLVPLLYKYGYEGPIYCTSPTRDIMTLLQLDFIDVAAKEGKKPPYESTNVRDALKHTIALDYEEVTDIAPDVKLTFHNAGHIIGSAISHFHIGDGLHNVVVTGDYKYGPTRLFDPAVNKFPRVETVITESTYGAASAVQPSLKEAEKNLQQIIKNTLNNKGIVLIPAFAVGRSQEVMIVLEDAIRRGIIDDVPVYLDGMIWEATAIHATYPEYLNNNLRKLIFQKGQNPFLAECFKPVDSNDLRKKIIEDPHPCVILSTSGMMNAGPVMEYFKAFAPDPNNTLVFVGYQADGTLGRRIQKGWKEIPVSSKGGTEVVKMNMGVEVVDGFSGHSDRKQLMEYFKKMKPQPERVFTEHGDERSCIDLASSLHKKYRLETRALTNLETIRLV, from the coding sequence ATGGCAATAGAAGACGTATTAGCGGATCTGAAAAAGAAAATTGAAGAAAAGGTCCCAGACAACACAACCATAACCAGTGTTGAGTTTGAAGGACCGCAACTCGTTGTTTATACTGAGGATCCAAAGAACTTTGCAGACAATGGCCAGATCGTGAGAACTCTCGCGAAAACCCTCCGTACAAGGATCGTTGTTCGTCCAGATCCTAAAGTATTGGTATCTCCTGAAGAAGCAATTGGGAAGATAAAGGATACTGTTCCAAAGGATGCTGTTCTATCTAATTTTCATTTTGACCCTGATGTGGGGGAAGTTGTTATCGAAGCGGAAAAACCGGGTTTGGTAATAGGTAAGCACGGTGAGACACTTCGTGAGATCACGAAAAAGATCGGTTGGACCCCTAAGGTAGTTCGTACACCTCCAATTAAATCAAGGACCGTGAAGAACATCAGAGAGTTCATGCGTACTAATCATAAAGATAGGAAGGAAATACTCAAAGCCGTAGGTCGTAACATTCACAGGGAATGTACTTCCAAGGACCACTGGGTCAGAGTGACTTCCCTTGGTGGATGTAAAGAGGTTGGCAGGAGCTGTTTCTTATTATCAACACCTGAATCCAAGATAATGATCGATTGTGGTGTGAACGTTGGTTCTGATGATAATATGACACCATACCTCTATCTGCCGGAAGTTCAGCCACTTAACCAGATAGATGCTGTTGTGATTACACATGCACACCTTGACCATCAGGGACTTGTTCCACTGCTTTACAAATACGGGTACGAAGGTCCTATCTATTGTACATCTCCTACAAGGGATATCATGACACTTCTGCAGCTTGATTTCATCGATGTTGCTGCAAAGGAGGGTAAAAAGCCTCCGTACGAATCCACAAATGTGCGTGATGCACTCAAACATACTATTGCACTTGATTATGAAGAAGTTACAGACATTGCTCCTGATGTCAAGCTGACATTCCATAATGCAGGACACATTATCGGTTCCGCAATATCACATTTCCATATAGGTGATGGATTACATAATGTAGTTGTCACTGGTGATTACAAGTATGGCCCTACCAGGCTTTTCGATCCTGCAGTGAACAAGTTCCCACGTGTCGAGACTGTAATTACCGAATCTACATACGGAGCTGCCTCAGCAGTACAGCCGTCCCTAAAGGAAGCCGAGAAGAACCTTCAACAGATCATAAAGAATACCCTCAATAACAAAGGTATCGTGCTGATCCCTGCTTTTGCTGTGGGAAGAAGCCAAGAAGTTATGATAGTTCTTGAAGATGCTATCAGGAGAGGGATCATCGATGATGTTCCTGTTTATCTCGATGGTATGATCTGGGAAGCAACGGCAATCCATGCGACATATCCGGAATATTTAAACAATAATTTAAGGAAGCTCATATTTCAGAAAGGCCAGAACCCATTCCTTGCAGAATGTTTCAAACCGGTAGATTCGAACGATCTTAGAAAGAAGATCATAGAGGACCCCCATCCATGTGTCATCCTTTCTACCTCAGGTATGATGAACGCAGGACCTGTCATGGAGTATTTCAAGGCTTTTGCACCTGACCCTAACAACACGCTTGTTTTTGTTGGTTACCAGGCAGATGGCACCCTTGGAAGACGTATCCAGAAAGGCTGGAAAGAGATACCTGTTTCATCCAAGGGTGGGACTGAAGTTGTAAAGATGAATATGGGCGTTGAGGTCGTTGATGGTTTCTCCGGTCACTCGGATAGAAAACAGTTAATGGAGTACTTCAAGAAGATGAAACCACAACCAGAACGTGTTTTCACAGAGCATGGTGATGAACGTTCATGCATCGATCTTGCAAGCTCATTACATAAAAAATATCGTCTGGAGACCCGGGCGCTTACAAACCTTGAAACTATAAGGCTGGTGTGA
- a CDS encoding ATP-grasp domain-containing protein → MNNAPAVMKQVSDKSSFAKDMESMGIPHPVSGIVDEAEDIGYPLMVKPKCAGGGRLNRVVQDESELNTVLEELPVMDPTLELDDIMIQEFLSGFPASVSLIANGKCSVPIAVNEQLIGVPWLSSLPFSYCGNITPYRTPYTSQMYEISEKLAENFGLVGSNGVDFLLTDKGPFVIELNARFQGSLDSVEIATGLNLFDMHVKSFNGILPTGTPDILKYAMRVVMYADRAVSINEPICEKIKDMSIADIPTAGYNALPDDPLTSILCSGGTREDVMEKTLIMRSTLKDIFQ, encoded by the coding sequence TTGAACAATGCTCCTGCTGTTATGAAACAGGTATCTGACAAATCTTCCTTTGCAAAAGATATGGAGTCTATGGGGATACCGCATCCGGTCTCCGGTATTGTAGATGAAGCGGAAGATATTGGATATCCTCTAATGGTCAAGCCAAAATGTGCAGGTGGGGGAAGGTTGAATCGGGTAGTTCAGGACGAATCTGAATTGAACACTGTTCTTGAAGAATTGCCTGTTATGGATCCTACATTAGAACTTGATGATATTATGATACAGGAATTCCTTTCCGGATTTCCTGCAAGTGTTTCGCTTATTGCCAATGGGAAATGTTCAGTTCCTATAGCTGTCAATGAACAGCTCATAGGCGTGCCATGGCTTTCCAGTTTACCGTTCTCATATTGTGGCAATATCACTCCTTACAGGACACCATATACTAGTCAGATGTACGAGATATCGGAGAAGCTTGCAGAGAACTTTGGGCTTGTCGGGTCTAATGGGGTGGATTTTTTGCTGACAGATAAAGGTCCTTTCGTGATCGAACTGAATGCAAGGTTCCAGGGCAGTCTTGATTCAGTGGAAATAGCTACTGGTCTCAATCTTTTTGATATGCATGTCAAGTCTTTCAATGGTATCCTTCCCACAGGTACGCCTGATATTCTAAAATATGCCATGAGGGTGGTCATGTATGCTGATCGTGCAGTTAGTATCAATGAGCCAATATGTGAAAAGATAAAGGACATGTCTATTGCTGATATTCCCACTGCGGGTTATAATGCCCTCCCGGATGATCCTCTGACCTCTATTCTTTGCAGTGGTGGTACGCGTGAAGATGTCATGGAAAAGACGCTTATTATGCGTAGCACTTTAAAGGATATATTTCAGTGA